A DNA window from Thermosynechococcaceae cyanobacterium Okahandja contains the following coding sequences:
- the ndhL gene encoding NAD(P)H-quinone oxidoreductase subunit L, whose protein sequence is MDLSTDLLVWAVYAGLAGLYLFILPALTYAYLNSRWYVAGSFERAFMYFLLLFFFPGMLLLAPFLNFRPQPRSIEP, encoded by the coding sequence ATGGACCTTTCAACCGACTTACTGGTATGGGCTGTTTACGCTGGGTTGGCGGGGCTGTACCTGTTCATTTTGCCCGCCCTCACCTATGCCTACCTCAACAGCCGCTGGTATGTAGCTGGCTCCTTTGAGCGTGCCTTTATGTACTTCTTGCTGCTCTTTTTCTTTCCGGGGATGCTACTGTTGGCACCCTTCCTCAACTTCCGTCCGCAGCCTCGTTCCATCGAGCCTTAA
- the argJ gene encoding bifunctional glutamate N-acetyltransferase/amino-acid acetyltransferase ArgJ produces MTRWQRIIGGVTAPKGYRATGICAGLKASGAPDLSLIVSDVPAIAAGVFTTNHVCAAPVTYCRQRLQAKATAQAVLCNAGHANAATGDQGWAAVLEQATMVANHLNISADTVLVASTGVIGQPVPLEKIRAALPTLTSALSETGGDAAARAIMTTDLVPKSIALEAQWEGQPIRMGGMAKGSGMIHPNMATMLAFITCDAAVSPHLWQAMLQRACDRSFNQITVDGDTSTNDSVIALANGQSRTPAITDATEPAAILLEEMLTEVCTVLAKAIARDGEGATCLIEVQVSGASDDAAARHVARTIAGSLLVKSAIYGRDPNWGRIAAAAGRAGVPFDASNLAISLGDIVMMSHGQPVPFDRAAAHAYLVGQAERNQTATQGQSIEHPVQLAVKIGHGSGTGTAWGCDLSYDYVKINAEYTT; encoded by the coding sequence ATGACCCGCTGGCAACGCATTATTGGGGGGGTGACAGCTCCTAAAGGGTATCGTGCAACCGGAATTTGCGCGGGCTTAAAAGCGTCCGGTGCGCCCGATCTGAGTTTAATTGTTTCGGATGTGCCGGCGATCGCCGCGGGTGTGTTTACCACCAATCATGTTTGTGCCGCGCCGGTCACCTACTGTCGCCAACGGCTGCAGGCAAAGGCAACGGCGCAAGCGGTGTTGTGTAATGCCGGTCATGCCAATGCAGCAACGGGCGACCAAGGCTGGGCAGCGGTTCTTGAGCAGGCCACCATGGTGGCGAACCACCTCAACATTAGTGCTGATACGGTGCTTGTGGCCTCCACCGGCGTGATTGGCCAGCCAGTTCCGTTGGAGAAAATTCGTGCGGCGCTGCCAACCCTAACGAGTGCCCTGAGCGAAACGGGGGGGGATGCAGCGGCTCGAGCCATTATGACCACAGATCTGGTGCCGAAATCCATTGCCCTTGAGGCGCAGTGGGAGGGACAACCCATTCGGATGGGTGGCATGGCCAAGGGGTCAGGCATGATTCACCCCAACATGGCCACAATGCTGGCATTTATTACCTGTGATGCGGCGGTGTCTCCCCATCTGTGGCAAGCAATGCTTCAGCGCGCCTGCGATCGCTCCTTTAATCAAATTACTGTTGATGGCGACACCAGTACTAACGATAGCGTCATTGCCTTGGCCAACGGTCAGTCGCGCACCCCTGCCATTACCGATGCAACGGAACCTGCGGCCATCCTGCTAGAGGAGATGCTCACCGAGGTGTGTACCGTCCTCGCCAAGGCGATCGCCCGCGATGGTGAAGGTGCCACCTGCCTCATTGAGGTACAGGTGAGCGGTGCCAGTGACGATGCAGCAGCACGTCATGTTGCCCGCACTATTGCCGGTTCGCTGCTGGTCAAATCTGCCATTTACGGCCGTGACCCCAACTGGGGACGAATTGCCGCCGCCGCTGGCCGTGCAGGGGTTCCCTTTGATGCCAGTAATTTGGCTATTTCCCTCGGTGATATTGTGATGATGAGCCACGGCCAACCCGTTCCCTTTGATCGCGCCGCGGCCCATGCTTACCTTGTGGGTCAAGCGGAGCGCAATCAAACCGCCACGCAGGGGCAGTCAATTGAGCACCCCGTTCAACTGGCGGTAAAAATTGGCCATGGTAGCGGCACCGGCACCGCATGGGGCTGTGACCTTAGCTACGACTACGTGAAAATTAACGCTGAATATACCACCTAG
- the corA gene encoding magnesium/cobalt transporter CorA: MARKPFHLFRPDPPDITSADTAPEDPYLEDYFLEQPGAMPGTLSIEADAPPPTIILIDYQPEYASRRVIETPEECRPYLSSPSVSWIDVQGLGDEDIMRRLGQVFNLHPIVLEDIVNVPQRPKVEDHDDYMVLITRMVSPKEHEHGFYTEQVSFILGKHFLLTVQEEPERDCFNLVRQRIRTSRGMIRRYGPDYLAYALVDAIIDGFYPVLEDYGERIEELEDAVVSKPSRAILEEVHQVRRELLALRRAIWPQRDAINAMIRDPSPLLSEDVRIYLRDCYDHAIQVLDMVETYRELAASLMDVYLSSVGNKMNEIMKVLTIISTIFIPLTFIVGIYGMNFDPEASPWNMPELHWYWGYPLCWLVMITVALSLFGFFWRKGWFQSTTSLDPPDANR; the protein is encoded by the coding sequence ATGGCGCGAAAACCCTTTCACCTGTTTCGGCCCGATCCGCCTGATATAACCAGTGCCGATACCGCCCCAGAGGATCCCTATCTCGAAGACTACTTTTTAGAGCAACCGGGGGCAATGCCCGGCACCCTAAGTATCGAAGCAGATGCACCGCCCCCCACCATTATCCTGATTGATTACCAGCCAGAGTACGCCAGTCGCCGCGTCATCGAAACCCCCGAAGAATGTCGTCCCTACCTCAGCAGCCCCTCAGTCAGTTGGATTGATGTGCAAGGGCTAGGGGATGAAGACATTATGCGCCGCCTTGGCCAAGTCTTCAACCTGCACCCCATCGTGCTTGAGGACATCGTCAACGTTCCCCAGCGACCCAAAGTAGAAGATCATGACGACTACATGGTTCTTATTACGCGCATGGTCAGCCCCAAAGAGCATGAGCACGGCTTCTATACCGAGCAGGTGAGCTTCATCTTGGGTAAGCACTTTCTCCTCACCGTCCAAGAAGAACCCGAGCGGGACTGTTTCAACCTTGTGCGCCAGCGGATTCGTACTAGCCGCGGCATGATTCGCCGTTACGGCCCTGATTACCTTGCCTATGCCTTGGTGGATGCCATCATTGACGGCTTTTATCCCGTGCTTGAGGACTACGGCGAACGGATCGAAGAGCTTGAGGATGCGGTTGTGAGCAAACCCAGCCGCGCCATTCTTGAAGAAGTGCATCAGGTTCGGCGGGAGTTGCTTGCCCTGCGCCGTGCCATCTGGCCGCAGCGGGATGCCATCAATGCCATGATCCGCGATCCTAGCCCACTCCTCTCAGAAGACGTGCGCATCTATCTGCGGGACTGTTACGACCATGCCATTCAAGTGCTGGATATGGTGGAAACCTACCGCGAACTGGCGGCAAGCTTAATGGACGTTTATTTGTCGTCGGTGGGGAACAAAATGAATGAAATTATGAAGGTGCTAACCATCATCTCCACCATTTTTATCCCCCTGACGTTTATTGTTGGTATCTACGGCATGAACTTTGATCCGGAAGCCTCCCCCTGGAATATGCCGGAACTGCACTGGTATTGGGGTTACCCCCTCTGCTGGCTGGTGATGATTACCGTTGCCCTCAGTCTATTTGGCTTCTTTTGGCGCAAAGGCTGGTTTCAAAGCACGACCAGCCTTGATCCCCCCGATGCCAACCGTTAG
- the ndhK gene encoding photosynthetic/respiratory NAD(P)H-quinone oxidoreductase subunit K yields the protein MTNTTSPAVVNPIARPEVPQELAENIILTSLNDVYDWARLSSLWPLMYGTACCFIEFAAMIGSRFDFDRFGLVPRNSPRQADLIITSGTITMKMAPALVRLYDQMPNPKYVIAMGACTITGGMFSSDSYSAVRGVDKLIPVDVYLPGCPPRPEAIMDAIVKLRKKIANEHLSERGNLAQTHRLFTAKHAMKAVPPILTGEYLKAPTRQAPPAALAEAMGIAVPALTEQVAEAAPAAE from the coding sequence ATGACCAATACGACCTCGCCTGCCGTTGTTAACCCCATTGCCCGTCCTGAAGTTCCCCAAGAACTTGCCGAAAACATCATTCTCACCTCCCTAAACGATGTCTATGACTGGGCACGGCTTTCGAGCCTGTGGCCCCTGATGTACGGTACTGCCTGCTGCTTTATTGAATTTGCCGCCATGATCGGCTCCCGCTTCGACTTTGATCGTTTTGGGCTGGTGCCCCGCAATAGCCCACGCCAAGCGGATCTCATCATCACCTCTGGCACCATCACCATGAAAATGGCACCCGCCCTTGTGCGCCTCTACGATCAAATGCCTAACCCCAAATACGTCATTGCCATGGGTGCCTGTACGATTACCGGTGGCATGTTTAGCTCCGATTCCTACTCGGCAGTGCGCGGTGTCGATAAGCTGATTCCCGTCGATGTCTATCTGCCGGGCTGCCCCCCTCGCCCCGAAGCGATTATGGATGCCATTGTGAAACTGCGCAAAAAAATCGCCAACGAGCACCTGAGTGAGCGGGGTAACCTTGCCCAAACCCACCGCCTCTTTACTGCTAAGCACGCTATGAAGGCAGTGCCCCCCATCCTCACGGGCGAGTACCTGAAGGCACCAACGCGGCAAGCCCCCCCCGCCGCCCTTGCCGAGGCGATGGGCATTGCGGTGCCTGCCTTGACTGAACAAGTTGCCGAAGCTGCGCCTGCCGCCGAGTAA
- a CDS encoding DUF3007 family protein: protein MRRIDVLGIGIGVFFTGGLLYAGLRLLGLEPTQAGIWSQGIFVLGVMGWLATYLLRVFTGKMTYHQQLNDYEEAVLTQRLAELSPEELAALEAEIAADTSATPESDP from the coding sequence ATGCGTCGCATTGATGTTCTGGGCATTGGTATCGGGGTCTTTTTTACCGGTGGCCTACTCTACGCCGGTCTGCGGCTGCTGGGGCTAGAGCCTACCCAAGCGGGGATTTGGAGCCAAGGCATTTTTGTGCTAGGGGTCATGGGGTGGCTGGCCACTTATTTGCTGCGGGTGTTCACGGGCAAGATGACCTACCACCAGCAACTGAACGACTACGAGGAGGCCGTCCTCACCCAGCGGCTAGCGGAACTTTCACCGGAAGAGTTGGCGGCTCTGGAAGCGGAAATTGCTGCGGACACTTCTGCCACGCCCGAAAGCGATCCCTAA
- the malQ gene encoding 4-alpha-glucanotransferase has protein sequence MHFPRSSGLLLHPTSLPGSYGIGDLGAGARQFIEFLVASDQQYWQVLPLGPTGFGNSPYMCYSAMAGNPLLISLDELVTAGWLTAADLGELTYENGDRVDYETVIRQKLPLLRRASQRFQRQATAADWQAFAEFRQLAHYWLPTYALFMALKDHHEGQPWYEWPAPLRDREPTALAAMGTLLKEQVFEYEFQQFIFYQQWHALKEVANDQGIQIIGDIPIYVAHDSADVWAFPQFFELNPETGAAALMAGVPPDYFSATGQLWGNPIYNWQALAADGYSWWIERFRALLSYMDIIRVDHFRGFAGYWQIPEGEETAINGTWQPGPGAAFFEALQVALGRLPILAEDLGEITPDVIALRDQFQFPGMKILQFAFGGGSDNPFLPFNQERNFVVYTGTHDNDTTVGWYQNLSDWERQRLIDYLGYTPSEPHWALIRLAFGSVANQAIIPVQDLLGLDSHARMNFPGTGEGNWAWRLRADQLTDELAARVKHLVHLFGRQAPPRPQPEVTEAQP, from the coding sequence ATGCACTTTCCCCGTTCCTCTGGTCTCCTGTTACACCCCACTTCGCTACCCGGCAGCTACGGCATCGGTGATCTGGGGGCAGGGGCACGACAGTTTATTGAGTTCCTTGTGGCCAGTGATCAGCAGTACTGGCAGGTATTACCCCTGGGGCCAACGGGGTTTGGCAACTCCCCCTACATGTGCTACTCCGCCATGGCCGGGAACCCCCTCCTCATTAGTTTGGATGAATTAGTGACGGCGGGATGGCTGACAGCAGCAGACTTAGGAGAACTTACCTACGAGAATGGCGATCGCGTCGATTATGAGACGGTCATTCGCCAAAAGCTACCCCTATTGCGACGAGCCAGCCAACGGTTTCAACGCCAAGCCACGGCAGCGGACTGGCAAGCCTTCGCCGAGTTCCGCCAGTTAGCCCACTACTGGTTGCCGACCTATGCCCTGTTCATGGCCTTAAAAGATCACCATGAGGGGCAGCCTTGGTACGAGTGGCCCGCCCCCTTGCGCGATCGCGAACCGACTGCCCTTGCGGCCATGGGCACCCTCCTCAAGGAACAGGTGTTTGAGTACGAGTTTCAGCAATTTATCTTTTACCAGCAGTGGCACGCCCTCAAGGAAGTCGCCAACGACCAAGGGATTCAAATCATTGGTGATATTCCCATTTATGTGGCTCACGACAGCGCTGATGTTTGGGCCTTTCCCCAATTTTTTGAACTGAATCCCGAAACCGGTGCCGCCGCCCTCATGGCCGGGGTGCCCCCGGATTACTTTAGTGCCACGGGTCAGCTTTGGGGGAACCCGATCTACAACTGGCAAGCATTGGCCGCCGATGGCTACTCCTGGTGGATTGAACGCTTTCGGGCGCTGTTATCCTATATGGATATTATCCGCGTCGATCACTTTCGCGGCTTTGCAGGCTACTGGCAAATACCGGAAGGAGAAGAGACCGCCATTAATGGCACATGGCAACCGGGACCGGGTGCGGCCTTTTTTGAAGCCTTGCAAGTGGCCCTAGGGCGGCTGCCCATCCTCGCGGAAGACTTGGGCGAGATTACCCCCGATGTCATTGCGCTGCGGGATCAGTTTCAGTTTCCGGGCATGAAAATTCTCCAGTTTGCCTTTGGCGGTGGCTCCGATAATCCGTTTTTGCCCTTTAACCAAGAGCGCAACTTTGTGGTTTATACGGGCACCCACGACAATGACACCACCGTCGGCTGGTACCAGAATTTAAGCGACTGGGAGCGGCAGCGGCTGATTGACTATCTGGGCTACACCCCGAGTGAACCCCACTGGGCCTTGATTCGCTTGGCCTTCGGCAGCGTGGCCAACCAAGCCATTATTCCGGTTCAAGATCTGTTGGGGCTTGACAGTCATGCCCGCATGAATTTTCCCGGTACTGGCGAAGGGAACTGGGCCTGGCGACTGAGGGCTGATCAACTGACCGATGAATTAGCTGCCCGTGTTAAGCATTTGGTGCACTTGTTTGGGCGGCAGGCACCACCGCGTCCTCAGCCCGAGGTGACCGAAGCACAACCCTAA
- a CDS encoding pentapeptide repeat-containing protein, protein MNPQELLKRYISGERDFNRASLTNGEFINADLRGIILSRADMEWVNLSGANLSGASLCGAELINAMLIKAELVDANLSGANLSRTDLSWANLTRANLSRAELGETTLRGANLQGANLTRVDLANADLRGLALQGVNLCGANLQGCNLHGSELSQANLMRVDLIEADISNANLSGANLSGANLRGANLTAANLSGANLSRVDLTEVKLSEANLTKANLTGAELAKADLSSLELADVNLGGANLSGANLSGTNLSRADLSGANLRGANLSRAKLVGANLRGANLQGANLQGALLDGADLSQTDLRSANLSALVFNGVKLRGANLSGANLREVELTEANFSRADLVEANLSRARLIGVNLSRATLSEANMSRATLSGATLSRATLSGSLVGTVDLSGVNLSGADLGDANLSGSNLSRADLTRVNLTAADMSGANLSEVDLRGTIMPDGRRRA, encoded by the coding sequence ATGAATCCACAGGAGTTGTTAAAGCGCTACATCAGTGGTGAACGGGATTTTAATCGTGCCAGTTTGACCAATGGTGAATTTATCAATGCCGACCTGCGTGGTATCATCCTCTCCCGCGCCGATATGGAGTGGGTCAACCTCAGCGGTGCTAACCTCAGTGGTGCATCCCTGTGCGGGGCTGAACTTATCAACGCCATGCTCATTAAGGCGGAACTGGTGGATGCCAATTTATCAGGTGCCAACCTAAGCCGTACCGATCTCAGTTGGGCCAACCTAACCCGTGCGAACCTGAGTCGCGCCGAACTAGGGGAAACCACCCTACGGGGAGCCAATCTACAGGGAGCCAATCTGACGCGGGTGGACTTAGCCAATGCTGACTTGCGGGGCTTAGCACTCCAAGGAGTTAACCTCTGCGGCGCAAACCTACAGGGCTGTAATCTCCACGGCAGCGAACTCAGCCAAGCCAATTTAATGCGCGTTGACCTTATTGAAGCCGATATTAGTAATGCCAACCTCAGCGGCGCGAACTTAAGTGGAGCAAACCTCAGGGGTGCCAATTTAACCGCTGCCAACCTCAGTGGCGCCAATCTCAGTCGGGTTGATCTCACGGAAGTCAAACTCAGCGAAGCCAACCTCACGAAGGCAAATCTGACTGGAGCCGAGCTAGCTAAAGCAGACTTATCCTCCCTAGAACTGGCGGATGTGAATTTGGGAGGGGCAAACCTCAGTGGGGCCAATTTGTCGGGGACGAACCTCAGCCGCGCGGATCTAAGTGGTGCTAATCTGCGGGGTGCCAACCTCAGCCGAGCCAAGTTAGTCGGTGCGAATTTACGAGGAGCTAACCTGCAGGGGGCAAATTTACAGGGTGCCCTCCTCGATGGGGCGGATCTGAGTCAGACAGATCTGCGCAGCGCCAACCTCAGCGCCCTGGTCTTTAACGGTGTGAAGTTGCGGGGAGCGAATTTAAGCGGTGCGAACTTGCGGGAGGTAGAGCTTACCGAAGCCAACTTTAGCCGCGCGGATCTGGTTGAAGCCAACCTCAGCCGCGCCCGTCTCATTGGGGTGAATTTGAGCCGTGCCACCCTCTCAGAAGCCAATATGAGCCGCGCCACCCTCAGTGGTGCCACCCTCAGCCGCGCCACCCTCAGTGGCAGTTTAGTGGGCACCGTTGACCTCAGCGGCGTAAACCTTAGTGGTGCTGATTTGGGGGATGCCAATCTTTCCGGGTCGAACCTCTCCCGTGCCGATTTGACCCGCGTCAACTTAACCGCCGCCGATATGAGTGGTGCCAACCTGAGTGAAGTGGATCTGCGGGGCACCATTATGCCCGATGGCCGTCGCCGCGCTTAG
- a CDS encoding BLUF domain-containing protein, with translation MRLHRLLYLSSATDGLAYPDLRDIMAKSEVNNVRDGITGMLCYGNGMFLQTLEGDRQKISETYARILKDPRHHSAEIIEFKEIDERTFINWSMRLVQLGDMDSDTIRLLRLKHSPAATFQPTSMNAQQCFTFLKELYLMSQGT, from the coding sequence ATGAGACTGCACCGCCTGCTCTACCTGAGTTCGGCCACTGATGGCCTAGCCTATCCGGATTTGCGAGACATCATGGCCAAGTCGGAAGTGAACAATGTCCGCGATGGCATTACGGGGATGCTCTGCTATGGCAATGGCATGTTTTTGCAGACCCTTGAGGGCGATCGCCAGAAAATTAGCGAAACCTATGCCCGCATCCTCAAAGACCCCCGCCACCACAGTGCTGAAATTATAGAATTCAAGGAGATTGACGAACGCACGTTTATTAACTGGTCAATGCGACTGGTGCAACTGGGGGATATGGACAGCGACACCATCCGACTGTTGCGGCTAAAACACTCGCCCGCGGCGACATTTCAACCTACCTCGATGAATGCCCAGCAGTGTTTTACATTCCTCAAAGAGCTTTATTTAATGTCCCAAGGAACCTAG